The genomic interval CCCACGTCTTCCCTCCCCCGACCAGCTTTAACATTTAACTTGGCTAAGGATCGAGTTCAGTTCGTAGAAAAACTTCGTCAGGATTCTTCCCGCCTTTCTTCTTTTCTGCCAACCCAACCTGGCCCAAGTCTTTTGAGAAGACAGGCTCGTATATTTATGGTGGTGCTTCTTCCCGGATGCTCAGGATTTTTTGGCTATAATATAGATGATTTTGCCCGgtgtggaagaaaaaaaaatcaggaagcAATCCAGGAAATGGGAACCTCCTCGGTATCGACTTGACTTTGGTCGAGAAATCTCACATTCTGCAATCGAATTCATTTTCCCCTGACTTGTACTGTACCCAGTGTTTTTACGGGGTTTTCGTCTACTTAGTACTTATCTTGCCTGAATATGGCTCTTTGGAGTGAGTAGCATCATCTCGGTGGTTTCTTATTCATTTTCACTGAGATGGTAGATAAAATGACTATCCATCAAAAGTGGTttccgatttttcaaaaacgccgGAAGCTGCAGGAACATGGCATATAAGTATTTAGGAGAAGACAGCATAACCGAGAAAAAAAGATGCGCCCAAGTGATCTTTACAAGTTGAGATGATTTTACGACCATCAGCATTCCGGAATTCGAGTCAAGGAAGCGCCAAGAAGCGGAAGTTGTTCGATGGCCAAGTGCTGGAAAAACACTACAAGTGGGAATAAAATATCTTTCCAGTTGTGATGGTCAAATTTGTGGCAGCTGTCAATAGCGGGTACCAACCGAAAGATGATGCATTTAACCTTTCGGGAATAAAGCACTTTTCGTAGAAGCGAAGAGTCATTTGATACAAATGGTGTAATTTTCGGTCAATAAAATTGTCAACCTTTCACTGCCTTCAACATTTAGAAAagtggacggcattttgactcAATAGTCTTTAAACTAAACTCAAATGGAAGTCGTAAGGCTAACACAAACGAGGTTATGATATAATTCAAGAATGATTTTATCAACTCTTGTACATGTGAACCAAAAATAAGAGAACAACCTTGAGATTGGTCTGTCGCAAGGATTTATGGAACGGTAATTTAGCCAttctgaagaaacaaaaaaaaaacgaatccaACAGGCACACGATGACAGCTTACGGTTCCAGATTCGTGTCAAAGAAAAATACGACTCAATCAATGTCCTCGGCCAGCAGCGTTCGGTCCTCCTAGGTAGGATGTACATGACATTCTTGAGGCGCGAAACCGACGTCTTGTCGGTCCAGAGCCGGAGGCTACCGGGACAATTGATGGTTGGCAGCAATAAGTGACTCATCCTTCAGAGTCTAAGCAAACGATGACGCCCAAGGACGAACGCCAAGGAAGACGTTTGCTTCCTTCTCGCCGTTCCCTAGATTTCTTCAATCTGACCATCTCGCCGGCGTCGTCGGTCTTCTTCGAGAAAATGGAGATGCATGGCTAGGCTAAATTAATCGAAATAAATAAAGGCGCACGCCATTTGTCAGCGCtccaaaggaagttttattGCAGCGGATCTTCCTCTGCCGGTGATTTACGCGATGTCGGACTGCCTTCGGTCCACTTCTCTCTGGCGGATTGGAACATTAACCGGAAATAAGAAACAAACCTGTTCCTACCGAAATGACAGCAGGAAAACAATTATCGTATCTCTTTTTCTCGGGTCCCCTCTTTTAGTCGAGTTTGATTTATTTACAAGGGCTGACTTAAGTGTGTCCGGAGTTGATTTTGAGTGCATTAGGTGATTTCGATCGATACAAAACCAATGTTGTTTTCTATTCAATCATTCGTTTCAATTCGTTTATtcgttttcaataaataaataaataattttataaataaataaattattaataaattacGAATTTGATAAGCTAGTTTTCGTTGTTGACACATTCACGTTCATTCTCTCTTTTGCGCTCCCCGAGatgagtttttgtttgtttacttcaAAACTGCTGGAAAATCGGGCGAGGGAATTCACCAACTaaaaaagaaatgcaattttcagtataaatgGTCATCTTTGAAGATACATTATAACGATGAGAGGAAGGAAGggtttaaaacattatttcaatttttagattaagattgatttcaattttttgtcaatttaattttgtgCGAAACGGTTTGAAACCGCATGGTTAGTTTGGTAGTTTGAAGTTTTGGAAGAGCTAATGCCGAAAGCGCTAATACCTGATCGTccagaataatcaaaatttgtaacATCATCCGATCCATCCTCTTCATCACTAACATCTTCATTTTCGTCAGAATTCTCACCAAAATCTGGATTGTTGGGATCAACTCCTGAAGGGTTCTGTCCAAACCGGATTCCGGCCGAAGCGCCCGCGTTTGCGTTCACTGTGCCGGATCCACTGTTCGATTCCTGCGATGTGTTAGTTTGGCCATTACCCGTAGCGCTAGCCGATGCTGACGCGCTGTTGTTACCGTTTCCTGATCCCGTACCGGACCCTGATCCGCTTCCTGATCCTGTGCCAGCTCCTGAACCGCTACCTGATCCCATACCCGAACCAGTTCCAGAACCAGATGCGGTGCCGCTTCCTGATCCCATACCAGATCCTGATCCACTTCCAGTTCCTGTACCTGTTCCTGATCCGCTGCCTGTTCCTGTTCCTGAACCAGCACCCATTCCTGCGCCTGCTCCGGTACCACTGCCTGTACCGGCCCCAGAGCCAGCTCCACTTCCATTTCCTGTACCAGCTCCCGCTCCTGTGCCAGAGCCTGAACCAATTACACCTGTGGATCCAGCGCCTGTGGAGCCATAACCAACATTTCCGTAGTTTCCGGAACCTGATCCAGTACCACTGCCAGTTCCGGTGCCAGTTCCGGTGCCAGTTCCGGTGCCAGTTCCGGTGCCAGTTCCGGTGCCAGCTCCGGTGCCAGTTCCTGAGCCACTTCCAGTTCCACTTCCGGTCCCGGTTCCACTTCCAGTTCCAGATCCACTTCCAGTTCCGGTTCCACTTCCGGTTCCAGATCCACTTCCAGTTCCGGATCCACTTCCGGTTCCAGTACCAGTTCCACTGCCTGATCCTGAACCAGTTCCACTTCCTGTGCCAGTTCCTGAACCAGATCCAGTTCCCATTCCGCTTCCAGCTCCTGTGGATCCATAACCAACGTTTCCATTGTAACCTGATCCAGCACCATTTCCGCTTCCACTACCTGTTCCGGTACCAGATCCCATTCCGGTGCCTGTGCCAGAGCCAGTGCCGGTACCTGTACCTGAGCCAGTTCCCGTGCCTGTTCCCGTGCCTGTTCCAGAGCCGGTTCCTGAACCGGTCCCAGAGCCTGTTCCTGAGCCAGTACCAGAGCCCGAACCTATTCCGGTACCAGAGCCATTACCATTGCCTGTGCCTGAGCCAGAGCCCGAACCGCTGCCAGTGCCGGTGCCAGTACCAGAACCACTGCCTGATCCAGTGGAGCCATATCCTACATTTCCGTAGTATCCATTGCCAGAGCCAGTGCCTGAACCTGATCCAGTACCAGTGCCTGTTCCAGAGCCAGAACCTGTGCCGGTTCCGGTTCCAGTGCCAGTTCCGCTACCCGAGCCAGTACCGGTTCCTGATCCACTTCCAGTTCCGGTTCCTGTGCCAGTTCCGCTACCTGAGCCAGTACCGGTTCCTGAGCCACTTCCGGCTCCTGTGCCTGTGCCAGTTCCAGAGCCAGTACCACTACCTACACCAGTGCCAGTTCCTGAGCCAGAGCCTGTACCACTGCCTGTGCCTGATCCATTTCCATAGTAACCACCATTTCCGGTACCTGATCCAGTTCCTGTACCAGTGCCGGTTCCAGTTCCACTACCCGAGCCAGTACCGATTCCCGAGCCACTTCCGGTTCCTGAGCCACTTCCAGTTCCGGAGCCACTTCCGGTTCCCGATCCACTTCCTGTTCCGGTGCCAGTGCCAGTTCCGCTTCCTGAGCCGGTGCCTGAGCCGGTTCCAGATCCCGAACCACTTCCGGTACCTGTGCCTGAACCTGAGCCTGAACCACTGCCAGTGCCTGAACCTGATCCGGTTCCAGTGCCTGTTCCAGAGCCAGAACCTGATCCGGTTCCAGTGCCACTACCGGTTCCTGAACCAGTTCCACTACCCGAGCCAGTACCGGTTCCTGAGCCACTTCCGGTTCCTGTGCCTGTACCTGTTCCAGAGCCACTTCCGGTTCCCGATCCACTTCCTGTTCCGGATCCTGTGCCAGTACCGCTACCTGAGCCTGTGCCTGAACCGGTTCCAGATCCCGAACCACTTCCGGTACCTGTGCCTGAACCACTGCCAGTGCCAGAACCTGTTCCAGATCCGCTTCCTGATCCAGTAGAACCATATCCTACATTTCCATAGTATCCATTTCCAGCGCCAGTGCCTGAACCTGATCCGGTTCCAGTGCCTGTTCCAGAGCCAGAACCTGATCCGGTTCCAGTGCCACTACCGGTTCCTGAACCAGTTCCACTACCCGAGCCAGTACCGGTTCCTGAGCCACTTCCGATTCCTGTGCCTGTACCTGTTCCAGAGCCACTTCCGGTTCCCGATCCACTTCCTGTTCCGGATCCTGTGCCAGTACCGCTACCTGAGCCTGTGCCTGAACCGGTTCCAGATCCCGAACCACTTCCGGTACCTGTGCCTGAACCACTGCCAGTGCCAGAACCTGTTCCAGATCCGCTTCCTGATCCAGTAGAACCATATCCTACATTTCCATAGTATCCATTTCCAGCGCCAGTGCCTGAACCTGATCCGGTTCCAGTGCCTGTTCCAGAGCCAGAACCTGATCCGGTTCCAGTGCCACTACCGGTTCCTGAACCAGTTCCACTACCCGAGCCAGTACCGGTTCCTGAGCCACTTCCGGTTCCTGTGCCTGTACCTGTTCCAGAGCCACTTCCGGTTCCCGATCCACTTCCTGTTCCGGATCCTGTGCCAGTACCGCTACCTGAGCCTGTGCCTGAACCGGTTCCAGATCCCGAACCACTTCCGGTACCTGTGCCTGAACCACTGCCAGTGCCAGAACCTGTTCCAGATCCGCTTCCTGATCCAGTAGAACCATATCCTACATTTCCATAGTATCCATTTCCAGCGCCAGTGCCTGAACCTGATCCGGTTCCAGTGCCTGTGCCAGAGCCTGAACCGGTGCCGGTTCCAGTGCCACTACCGGTTCCTGAGCCACTTCCGGCTCCTGTACCTGTGCCAGTACCACTACCAGTACCTGAGCCAGAACCTGTACCGGTTCCTGAGCCACTTCCAGCTCCTGTGCCTGTGCCTGTTCCAGAGCCAGTACCACTACCGGTGCCTGTGCCGGCACCTGAGCCAGAGCCAGAACCACTTCCTGATCCATTTCCATAGTAACCACCGTTTCCGGTACTGCCTGTGCCTGTACCTGAACCAGATCCTGTTCCAGTACCTGTTCCAGTACCTGTACCAGTGCCGGTACCTGTGCCAGTTCCTGAGCCTGAACCTGTTCCTGTACCCGAACCAGTGCCTGAGCCAGTTCCTGAACCTGTTCCAGAGCCTGTTCCAGAGCCCGTACCTGAACCTGTGCCAGTTCCAGTACCTGTACCACTGCCGCTTCCTGAACCTGTGCCAGATCCAGTACCTGTGCCTGaacctgatcctgatcctgttGAACCGTATCCTACGTTTCCATAACCACCGTTGTTGCCAGCTCCTGTTCCAGAGCCTGTGCCTGTTCCAGTACCTGTGCCTGTACCTGAGCCTGAACCAGTTCCTGTACCAGAACCAGTTCCTGTGCCGGTTCCACTGCCGGTTCCACTGCCAGTTCCACTGCCGGTTCCACTGCCGGTTCCACTACCGGTTCCACTGCCTGTTCCTGAACCGCTTCCTGTTCCAGAACCTGATCCGGTACCAGATCCTGTACCTGAACCAGTACCTGAGCCAGTGCCTATTCCTGAGCCTGATCCTGTTCCTGAACCTGTGCCAGAACCTGTTCCAGATCCGGTGCCTGAGCCGGAGCCTGTGCCGGTTCCTGAACCTGTACCGCTGCCTGTACCTGAGCCAGAGCCTGTACCAGTGCCGCTTCCCGAACCGTTACCATAGTATCCACCGTTATTTCCAGCACCTGATCCATTGCCCGTTCCAGTTCCACTTCCGGTACCAGTGCCTGAACCTGTTCCGGTACCTGTTCCAGAGCCTGTGCCCGAGCCTGCACCTGAACCAGAGCCGTTTCCGGTTCCACTTCCTGTTCCACTGCCAGTGCCTGAGCCAGAGCCAGAGCCTGATCCAGTTCCAGTTCCGGTACCTGTTCCTGTGCCACTTCCAGATCCAGTTCCTGTGCCCGATCCGGTTCCTGTGCCTGAGCCGGATCCACTTCCAGATCCAGTGGAGCCGTAACCAATGTTTCCAGTGTATCCTCCACCGTTTCCATTTCCTGTACCAGAGCCGGTACCACTACCACTTCCAGAGCCACTTTCAGAGCCAGTTCCAGAGCCTGATCCCGTACCTGATCCTGTACCCGATCCTGTACCCGATCCTGTGCCAGAGCCTGAGCCGGATCCAGTACCAGTGCCTGAACCGTTTCCACTTCCTGAGCCAGATCCTGTGCCTGATCCGGATCCAGTTCCCGATCCAGATCCAGTTCCTGATCCGGATCCCGTACCTACTCCACTGCCTGATCCGGAGCCCGTACCTACTCCACTGCCTGATCCGGTTGATCCGTAACCAACATTTCCAGTGTAACCAGATCCGTTTCCGTTGCCAGATGCAGTGCCAGTTCCGGTTCCAGAGCCACTTCCAGATCCGTTTGCGGGTCCACTTCCCGATCCACTACCGGATCCACTACCGGATCCACTTCCTGATGCGCTGCCGGATCCACTTCCAGAACCACTGCCAGAACCGGTTCCACTTCCACTTCCACTACCACTTCCACTAGCATTTCCGCTTCCGGATCCACTTCCCGATCCGCTTCCACTTCCATTGCCGTTGCCATTGTTGGTGACCGGTCCAGTCGAGATTGTTACATAaccattgttggtggtgattgTTCCAGTTTCGGCACCATAGCCTCCGTATCCGGTAGCGCCGTATCCGTTTCGGGCCAAGGGAATCGGCAGTCGTTTGTACAGTGCCGGAGGTGGCGGTGGAGGAGGTGGATTACAGTTGGTCAAGTATCCGTTACACGCAGGCTCGATAGGTGCACCGCCTCCGTACTCATTGCCGGTTGTTTCGTATCCAGTTCCGGTACCTCCTTCTTCGTTTCCGTAGCCAGTGTTCGTATCAGGGTAGCCTCCGTTTGTCGGAGGAACATAATCGGTTCCACCTCCTGTTTtcgtcataaaaaaaataataatccaacattgaaatttaacaCAATCGTGTTAGAAGGTAATATAAATTAGCAGATGCGAATCGAAATTGGCAATGcaactaaattttgaattgttttctgAATGTGAAAGAATTGGACTCAAGCAGCGCGTATTTCAAGCATTTGAAGCggaaacaatatttgaaatttttattaacctGTGGCGTATCCGTTTCCTGATCCGGAGCCAGAGCCTGATCCGGAACCACTTCCTGAACCGGAACCACTTCCTGATCCGGAACCGCTACCTGATCCTGATCCACTTCCTGTGATAACAATTTATAGTTAAACGCCAGATAGAAATATGTATATCAAAATGTGTTATTTTACCAGAACCAGTGCCGGATCCAGATCCATTTCCGTAGCCTGATCCACTACCTGCAattagtaaaaatatttttacaattttggagGTTGTTGAGGTCAATTCTCTAGTTGAAACATTGTGTGGATATAAGTTAAAAGAACTTTTCTTTATCTCACATTTATGCATTTCTACTTTCGCAATGAAATCATTAAAGAAACAAAGAATTGCTTTTGAAGGCTAAATTCAGAAAAGTACTTAAACCGCTTTTTGAGCCTACCTGATCCCGAGCCACTTCCAGATCCTGTTCCTGTTCCTGAACCTGATCCGCTTCCGGTACCAGTTCCTGATCCAGTTCCTGATCCACTTCCTGTGCCATATCCGTCTCCGGAACCTGTTCCAGTTCCAGTTCCTGAGCCAGATCCAGTACCAGTTCCCGAACCTGATCCTGATCCGGTCCCGCTACCTGGAAATAATAAATGAGATCACattagtaattttttcttccattttggattttataaatttctccaCATTTCTCGTCGAACAAAACTTTAGAAGTTAACATCACTTCATTTCAATGaatgaaagtgtttttttatagaaaaatttcaaatttcttactGACCTGTACCATAGCCATCTCCAGATCCAGTGCCGCTGCCAGAGCCAGACCCTGAAAACAAGCAAAATAACATTGAGTTGtgtgattattaaaaaaattgaaaaataaccctTATTACCTGAACCAGTTCCTGATCCACTGCCGCTACCGCTGCCAGTTCCGGATCCACTGCCAGAGCCTGTTCCTGAACCAGTTCCTGAACCAGTGCCTGATCCAGATCCGGAACCTGTTCCACTTCCGCTACCTGTTCCTGTTCCAGATCCTGAACCTGTTCCTGAACCTGTTCCTGTACCAGATCCTGTTCCACTACCTGATCCAGTTCCTGTGCCAGTTCCTGAACCAGTTCCTGAACCAGTTCCTGAGCCTGTTCCTGATCCAGTTCCTGATCCAGTTCCTGAGCCAGTTCCTGCGCCAGTTCCTGATCCAGTTCCTGAGCCAGTTCCTGATCCAGTTCCTGATCCAGTTCCTGATCCAGTTTCACCTGTTCCACTGCCACTACCTGATCCAGTTCCTGTTCCAGTACCTGAACCTGTTCCAGTACCTGAACCTGTTCCAGATCCTGAGCCTGTTCCTGTTCCAGCACCTGTACCAGTACCTGAGCCCTCACCGGTTCCGGTTCCAGTACCCGTACCTGTTCCAGTACCACTTCCTGAACCTGTTCCAgttcctgatcctgatcctgtaCCTGAACCAGAGCCAGTTCCGGTTCCAGTTCCAGTTCCTGAACCTTCTCCAGTTCCGGTTCCAGTGCCTGAACCTGTACCTGTTC from Uranotaenia lowii strain MFRU-FL unplaced genomic scaffold, ASM2978415v1 HiC_scaffold_803, whole genome shotgun sequence carries:
- the LOC129760884 gene encoding glycine, alanine and asparagine-rich protein-like, whose product is MTKTGGGTDYVPPTNGGYPDTNTGYGNEEGGTGTGYETTGNEYGGGAPIEPACNGYLTNCNPPPPPPPPALYKRLPIPLARNGYGATGYGGYGAETGTITTNNGYVTISTGPVTNNGNGNGSGSGSGSGSGSGNASGSGSGSGSGTGSGSGSGSGSGSASGSGSGSGSGSGSGSGPANGSGSGSGTGTGTASGNGNGSGYTGNVGYGSTGSGSGELDLDRELDPDQAQDLAQEVETVQALVLDPAQALAQDRVQDRVQDQVRDQALELALKVALEVVVVPALVQEMETVEDTLETLVTAPLDLEVDPAQAQEPDRAQELDLEVAQEQVPELELDQALALAQALAVEQEVEPETALVQVQARAQALEQVPEQVQALVPEVELERAMDQVLEITVDTMVTVREAALVQALAQVQAAVQVQEPAQAPAQAPDLEQVLAQVQEQDQAQE
- the LOC129760886 gene encoding uncharacterized protein LOC129760886, yielding MEVELALGPVQAVVPEQAQEWVLVQEQEQAADQEQVQELEVDQDLVWDQEAAPHLVLELVRVWDQVAVQELAQDQEADQGPVRDQETVTTARQHRLALRVMAKLTHRRNRTVDPAQ
- the LOC129760883 gene encoding protein TsetseEP-like is translated as FPLPLPVPVPDPIPVPVPEPVPVPVPEPVPVPVPVPVPEPVPEPVPEPVPEPVPEPEPIPVPEPLPLPVPEPEPEPLPVPVPSQCLNLIQYQCLFQSQNLCRFRFQCQFRYPSQYRFLIHFQFRFLCQFRYLSQYRFLSHFRLLCLCQFQSQYHYLHQCQFLSQSLYHCLCLIHFHMPVPVPLPEPVPIPEPLPVPEPLPVPEPLPVPDPLPVPVPVPVPLPEPVPEPVPDPEPLPVPVPEPEPEPLPVPEPDPVPVPVPEPEPDPVPVPLPVPEPVPLPEPVPSHFRFPIHFLFRILCQYRYLSLCLNRFQIPNHFRYLCLNHCQCQNLFQIRFLIQ